The genomic segment CGCAATGGAAGTCTGCTTAACGAGCTCTACCGTGTTGCTAACCAGATCCGGCAGCACGTTGCGTGTCCCCTGCGGTGCGACAACATATGTAATGCTTTGGAGCCAGCTGAGACCTGTCGATCGGGCGGCTTCCCGCTGGCCCTTCGGCACGGATTCAAGACCCGCTCGGAAAATTTCGGCGAAATAGCTTGAGCCGTTTAGCGTCAGAGCGAGAACGGCTGCCGAGAATTCCCCAAGGCTAAGTCCGAGGAAAGGAAGGCCGAAGAAAATGAAAATCAGTAGGACGAGAGGCGGGATTGCCCGTAGCGTGTCGACATAGGCAACGAGCACCATGCGTAGTGGGGTGCTGCGCAGGTCTTGCGCCACCGCGATGACAAGACCGATGGCAATGGACAGCGGCACCGCAACTGCCGCCAAGGCAAGGGTTAGCCATAGTCCCTCGACGAGAAGGGGCCAGACTTCCCGGAGAACGTCGAGATTGAAGAAGGTGGTGACGAGCTCGCTCATTAAGACCTCGGATGGGCGTAGGCCTGCTCAAGCCAGCGTGTGAAGCGCACGAAGGGCAGGAACAGAGCGAGGAAGAGAAGCGCGCCAACAGTCAAGGCAGTCGGATTTGCGACGTTAGACTGGATGCTCGATGTGACACTAAGCAGTTCTGGAACGGCAATGACTGAGCCGAGTGTGGTGCCCTTGCTAATGCCGATGGCACGGTTGGTGAGGGGCGGAATGGATATCCGCACCACTTGTGGCAAGATAATATAAGCAAGCGTCTGAGTGAACCCCAAACCAGTCGAGCGGCCCGCCTCCCATTGTCCCTTATGGACTGCGTTGATCCCGGCCCAAAAAATCTCTTCCGCGAATGCCGACAGAACTATCGCGAGAGCGACCACAGTGGCGGTGAACGGGTCTAATACTAGTCCGAGATGGGGTAGAGCGAAATAGGCGAGCACAATCAGCACAAGCTGCGGAATCGAACGAAAGAAGTCGATATAGAAGATGATCAGCGCATTCAGTGGTTTGATGCCGTAGAGCCGGATGATGGCAATCAGGAGCCCGAGCGGAGTCCCGATCACGACCGTCAGCACCGACATCTGGATCGTGATGAAAAACCCCCAAAGAATATCCGGCCAGTAGTCCGCCATCAGCGGAAAGTCGAAGAAATATCGAACAATTTGATCCATCGGCTGCTGTCAGGATTTGGTGCGAGTGACGAATTCGCGAATGCGGGAGTTCTGCGGGGAAACCAGGATCTCCTCCGGCGTGCCTTGCGCCAGCACTGATCCGTGATCCATGAAGACCACCCGATCTGCCACCTCACGGGCGAATTGCATCTCATGGGTGACCACGATCATGGTCATACCCAGCTCCTTCGTGCGCACCATTACGTTGAGCACTTCGCCGACCAGCTCTGGATCCAGAGCAGAGGTTGGCTCGTCGAAGAGCATCACCTGCGGTTCGAGCGCCATGGCACGGGCGATGCCCACGCGTTGCTGTTGGCCGCCCGAGAGCTGAGCTGGGTAGGAGTCCGCCTTTTGTGCGAGCCCTACAAGCTCAAGGTGCTTGAGGGCCTTCGCATCCGCCTCGGCCTTGGAAAGGCCGACGACCTTGCGCAGAGCGAGCGTCACGTTGCCGAGTGCTGTCTTGTGCGGGTAGAGATTGATGCTCTGGAACACCATGCCGATGCGCCGTCGCAGAGCGTTAAGATCCACGTTATTGCCCGTAGCCTCGTGCCCGCCGACAACGATGCGTCCACTGGTTGGCTCCTCGAGGCGATTGATGCATCGCAGGCAGGTGCTCTTGCCCGAGCCAGACGAGCCGACGATGACGACGGCCTCGCCTTTTCTGACCGTGAGGTCGATGCCGCGAAGAACTTCCACGGCACCATACGATTTACGGAGCCCATCGATGACGACGATGTCGCCGTCACCGTTGGGGCCGATGCTGTCTTGTGTAACCATCACTGGCAGGACGTCTTGCGCTCGGTAACATCGTAGCCCTCGAAGTCGGGCGCTCCGGTGCCGGGGTAGACCTTCGCGGTGGAGGACCCTTCCTCCGGCGCCACACCGAACCATTTCTCATGAATTTTGGCGAGGGTACCATCCGTCTTCAGGCACTCGACAGCTTCCTCAACCTTTGCGCGGAATGCAGTATCTTCTTTGCGGAAGGCAATGCCGAAGTGCCTGCCGCTGTCGAGAACAAAAGCAACGTTGGTATTGGGCACCTGGGTCGAGACATAGCGCGAGACAGGAGCATCCGCGACATTCGCGAATGCGCGGCCGATCATAACTGCCTGCACGGCATCCGCATTCTTGTTGTAGCGCTGGATTGAATAGCCGTACTTGGCTTGATTATCCGTGAGCCACTTGTCCGAGATGCTGCCGTTATTAACGGTGATTTCCTTACCCTTCAATTCCTCAAGGTTGGCGATCTTGCCACCCTTCTTGACGAGGAAACCCATGCCGGTCGGCATGTAGGGTTCACTGAACAACATCTGGGCCGCACGTTCGGTGGTGATGTTTGTCGGTGCCGGGATCATTTCGTAACGCTTGGAGAACAGGCCTGCAAAGATCGCCGAGAAATTGCTATCGGTTACATCAATGCCAGGACGGCCAAGCTTTTTCGCGATGGCTTCCGCGAAATCATAGGTAAAGCCGGTAATCTCGCCTGAGGTCTTCTTGAAACAGAACGGAGCGAAACCGAGGTCACATGCGATCTTCAGCTTTTCGTTCTGCGGGTGATCGGCATCCTGTGCCAGGGCGGGAGTTGTGAGCAGAGCGGCGAGAGCCAGGCCTTGGGCTGCAGCGCGCATCCCCTTCATCGACGAAATCCACATATCCTCTGTTCCCTTAATGTTTTTGACGGAACAAGCCCATCCATAGATCAGCGTATCAGCAGTGACCCATTCCTTGCCCATGCTATCTTATGGCCAAGGCATAACGTTATGTTAAGTAACAATGTTTAAGTCACCATCGGATTTCGATGCACGTTCGCCTGCAAGGTCGTACAAGATTTTCGCGAATGCCTGAGCCACGCGCGATAGAGGTTCCAAGCGCGATTTGAGAAGGTGAATGTGCATCCGTGTGTGCGGCAGGAACGGCCGCGTCTCGATCTTGGGCCAGGTACCGCCGCGGATCACGAATTCATCCACGATGCCAACACCGGCTCCGGCCTGGACCAGGGAGCAGGCCACGGGCGTGAACCGCACGACAGTGTCGAACCGAAGCGATGCGCCACTTGCCGCAAGGGCGTGCTCGACATAGAGGCCATAAGGGGTTTGCGGGCCGTAGCCAATAAGAGAATAAGGCGCTAGATCAGCAGGGGTGATCACGGACAACTGAGCGAGCTCATGGCCGCGCGGGACGATGACCCTGAGGCTTCCCTCAAAGATGGTTGTATCCACAATGGTTGGCTCATCGACCGGCAGGACTGAAAGGGCTAGATCCACCCGGTTTGCGCTGACACGGGCTACAAGCTCCGGCAGGGTTAGGATCTCGAACTCGACCCGCACATCGGGAAAGTGGTGCCGGAAGAGGTAGATAGCCTCAGGCACGAAAGCCTGACCGACGCTTGGGCTGGCGACAACATGCATGCCGCCCGTACCACGCTCACGCAACTCCTGCGCCAGGTTGTTGACCCGAAGAACGCCCTGGTGGACCTGATCCACTTCCGCAAAAAGGCGTTTGGCCTCGGGGGTCGGCTGAACGCGGCCTTTTACACGCTCAAAGAGCTTCAGGCCGAGACGATCTTCTGTATATGCGAGCAACCGGCTGATCGCGGGTTGCGATACCGCCAACAGGCGAGCCGCACCGCTAATCGAGCCTGTCACCATGACAGCGCGGAACACCTCGATCTGCCGTAGATTGAAGCGCATAGAGATAACATCCGGTTATGACCTGACGCAGAAATAGCATGTTCCTGATGGGATAACACCCACTATGGTCGGTTTCGGACCGGTATTCCGGTGCATGCCGCGTCGGTGAGGGAGGGGACATGAAACGCATCTTGACCATTGACGATGTCGAGACGGCGATCGCCGGCGGATCAATCTTCGCGGCGGGGGGAGGTGGCTGGCCGGACCATGGTCGCATGTTAGGCCAGGCCGCGGTCATGACAGGCCAGCCCGAGCTCGTCTCCATGGACGAGGTTCCCGACGATGCCATCATCGCAACGGCGGCGGCCATTGGGGCTCCAGCAGGAACAACCGACTGGCAGATGCTCGGGATCGACTACGTGCGTGCTGTCGAGCTGCTGCAGGACTCCCTCGGCAAGCCGATCTACGGCCTGATAATTGGTCAGAACGGTATGTCGAGCACGCTGAATGCTTGGCTGCCAAGTGCGGTTCTGGGCACAAAGGTCATCGATGCAGTTGGCGATATCCGCGCGCATCCTACTGGGGATATGGGATCAATCGGGCTCGCCGGCAGCCCTGAAGCGACAATCCAGACCGCGGCGGGCGGGAATCGCTCCCGGAACGCCTATATCGAGCTTGTGGTCCGCGGCACGACTGCGAAGGTCTCGCCGATCCTGCGCACGGCCTCTGATATGTCGGGCGGTTTCATTGCTTCCTGCCGCAACCCCGTACCCGCCTCCTACGTGCGTCAGCACGCGGCTCTGGGTGGTATCTCGATGGCATTGGCGCTTGGCAAACGTATTTTGGCTGCAAGGCCGAAAGGCGGCCGCGCTGTCATTGACGCGATCTGCGACCAGACGTCGGGTGCGGTGGTCGGGCAAGGCAAAGTCATCCGAAAATCCGTCGAGTACACCCGGCAGGCCTTTGACGTCGGCACCATTCAGATCGGCGAGGGGAAGAGTGGCCGTATTCTGCACGTGATGAATGAATACATGGCTGTGACCGATCTCGACGGGCAGCGTGTCGCGACCTATCCAGATGTCATCACCACGCTCAACGACGATGGCGCGCCGATCAGCGTCGGCCATGTACAGGAAGGCATGGAGCTCGCCATCCTGCGCATCGCGAAAAGTCATATCCCGCTCAGCGCCAGCGTGTCGGATCCTAGCGTGTACCCCATCGTCGAGGAGGCTTTGGGTCTCGACTTGACAAGCTATGCTCTGGGCAGAGACCGCACGGAGGCATCTCACAGCAGGGAATAACACGCGGTTATGAAGCATGCCAGAATAAGCATGATCGGTTTTGAATGGCTGCCATTATGCTTGCCGCATCATACGCCGGGCTTGCCCGCCACCCTCTAACAAGCAGGTTCTCATGAGCGATATTGATCTTGCCCTTCGCGGCAACATAGTTCTGACAGACCGGATCATCGAAGACGGCTATGTCGCCGTCTCCGGGGGAAAAGTTGCAGCTGTCGGTACAGGCACGCCGCCTTCGGCCCGCGAGTCTCAGGACTTTCGCGGCCAATGGATCATTCCTGGCGTGATCGACGGCCAGGTTCATTCCGGCAGCCAAGCCAACCACGAGGGTATTGGCATGTGCTCGCGCGCCGCAGCGGCAGGCGGCGTGACGGTCATGGTCGACATGCCCTATGACGAGCCGGAGCCGGTTACGAATTCCACCCTGTTCAATGAAAAGGTCGCCACGGTCCAACGTGACGCCCATGTCGATGTGGCGCTCTATGCCACGATCACAGTTGAGAATGGCCTTGATGCAATTCCAGGTCTGGTTGATGCCGGCGCATGCGCGTTTAAGTTCTCAACTTTCGAGGCGAATCCCACCCGCTTCCCGCGAGTTGGGGATGACACGATCTTCGAGGCCTTCAGACGCCTTGCTCCCTCGGGCTTGCTCTGTGGTGTCCATAATCAAGATCAGGAAATGACGAGGCGCAACATCGCTCGCCTCGTCGAGGCTGGCGACACCGGCCCCGACGCCTTTGGCCGCGCACACACGCCGCTGATCGAGAACCTCGCCACCGCCCGCATCTACGAGATTGGTGCTGAGACAGGTGCCCGCGCCCACGCAGTCCACGTTTCGACTTCGCGCGGTTTCGAGATCGCAAACATGTACAAGCGCGCCGGCTACAAGGCTTCTATCGAGAGCTGCGTGCAATATCTGATGCTGAACCAAGAGGAGCATGTCCCACGTTTTGGCGCGAAGGTGAAGCACTACCCGCCAATCCGCCCAAAGGCCGAAACGGAGCTCCTCTGGAGCCATATCGCTGCGGGACATTGCGACTTCGTCTCCTCCGACCACGTCTCGTGGGGACTGGAGAAGAAGAGCGATCCGAACATCTTCAAGAACACCTCGGGCGGCC from the Microvirga ossetica genome contains:
- a CDS encoding amino acid ABC transporter ATP-binding protein, which gives rise to MVTQDSIGPNGDGDIVVIDGLRKSYGAVEVLRGIDLTVRKGEAVVIVGSSGSGKSTCLRCINRLEEPTSGRIVVGGHEATGNNVDLNALRRRIGMVFQSINLYPHKTALGNVTLALRKVVGLSKAEADAKALKHLELVGLAQKADSYPAQLSGGQQQRVGIARAMALEPQVMLFDEPTSALDPELVGEVLNVMVRTKELGMTMIVVTHEMQFAREVADRVVFMDHGSVLAQGTPEEILVSPQNSRIREFVTRTKS
- a CDS encoding amino acid ABC transporter permease, translating into MSELVTTFFNLDVLREVWPLLVEGLWLTLALAAVAVPLSIAIGLVIAVAQDLRSTPLRMVLVAYVDTLRAIPPLVLLIFIFFGLPFLGLSLGEFSAAVLALTLNGSSYFAEIFRAGLESVPKGQREAARSTGLSWLQSITYVVAPQGTRNVLPDLVSNTVELVKQTSIASAVALQELLRSAQIAQGLLYNPTPLVAAAIVYFLMFWPFVRLVSRMQNKTVMHSA
- a CDS encoding amino acid ABC transporter permease — its product is MDQIVRYFFDFPLMADYWPDILWGFFITIQMSVLTVVIGTPLGLLIAIIRLYGIKPLNALIIFYIDFFRSIPQLVLIVLAYFALPHLGLVLDPFTATVVALAIVLSAFAEEIFWAGINAVHKGQWEAGRSTGLGFTQTLAYIILPQVVRISIPPLTNRAIGISKGTTLGSVIAVPELLSVTSSIQSNVANPTALTVGALLFLALFLPFVRFTRWLEQAYAHPRS
- a CDS encoding substrate-binding periplasmic protein, whose translation is MGKEWVTADTLIYGWACSVKNIKGTEDMWISSMKGMRAAAQGLALAALLTTPALAQDADHPQNEKLKIACDLGFAPFCFKKTSGEITGFTYDFAEAIAKKLGRPGIDVTDSNFSAIFAGLFSKRYEMIPAPTNITTERAAQMLFSEPYMPTGMGFLVKKGGKIANLEELKGKEITVNNGSISDKWLTDNQAKYGYSIQRYNKNADAVQAVMIGRAFANVADAPVSRYVSTQVPNTNVAFVLDSGRHFGIAFRKEDTAFRAKVEEAVECLKTDGTLAKIHEKWFGVAPEEGSSTAKVYPGTGAPDFEGYDVTERKTSCQ
- a CDS encoding dihydroorotase — translated: MSDIDLALRGNIVLTDRIIEDGYVAVSGGKVAAVGTGTPPSARESQDFRGQWIIPGVIDGQVHSGSQANHEGIGMCSRAAAAGGVTVMVDMPYDEPEPVTNSTLFNEKVATVQRDAHVDVALYATITVENGLDAIPGLVDAGACAFKFSTFEANPTRFPRVGDDTIFEAFRRLAPSGLLCGVHNQDQEMTRRNIARLVEAGDTGPDAFGRAHTPLIENLATARIYEIGAETGARAHAVHVSTSRGFEIANMYKRAGYKASIESCVQYLMLNQEEHVPRFGAKVKHYPPIRPKAETELLWSHIAAGHCDFVSSDHVSWGLEKKSDPNIFKNTSGGPGIETLLPAFWTGCEEHGISPTMVVKQLCEGPAKAFLLADKGRLEAGADADIVVLEPGRFPFDPSKSLSAVKWSSFEGREFTVRVAATYVRGALAWDGSAIRNNAGDGRFLRPAA
- a CDS encoding DUF917 domain-containing protein, encoding MKRILTIDDVETAIAGGSIFAAGGGGWPDHGRMLGQAAVMTGQPELVSMDEVPDDAIIATAAAIGAPAGTTDWQMLGIDYVRAVELLQDSLGKPIYGLIIGQNGMSSTLNAWLPSAVLGTKVIDAVGDIRAHPTGDMGSIGLAGSPEATIQTAAGGNRSRNAYIELVVRGTTAKVSPILRTASDMSGGFIASCRNPVPASYVRQHAALGGISMALALGKRILAARPKGGRAVIDAICDQTSGAVVGQGKVIRKSVEYTRQAFDVGTIQIGEGKSGRILHVMNEYMAVTDLDGQRVATYPDVITTLNDDGAPISVGHVQEGMELAILRIAKSHIPLSASVSDPSVYPIVEEALGLDLTSYALGRDRTEASHSRE
- a CDS encoding LysR substrate-binding domain-containing protein; the encoded protein is MRFNLRQIEVFRAVMVTGSISGAARLLAVSQPAISRLLAYTEDRLGLKLFERVKGRVQPTPEAKRLFAEVDQVHQGVLRVNNLAQELRERGTGGMHVVASPSVGQAFVPEAIYLFRHHFPDVRVEFEILTLPELVARVSANRVDLALSVLPVDEPTIVDTTIFEGSLRVIVPRGHELAQLSVITPADLAPYSLIGYGPQTPYGLYVEHALAASGASLRFDTVVRFTPVACSLVQAGAGVGIVDEFVIRGGTWPKIETRPFLPHTRMHIHLLKSRLEPLSRVAQAFAKILYDLAGERASKSDGDLNIVT